A stretch of the Acanthochromis polyacanthus isolate Apoly-LR-REF ecotype Palm Island chromosome 22, KAUST_Apoly_ChrSc, whole genome shotgun sequence genome encodes the following:
- the LOC127531977 gene encoding gastrula zinc finger protein XlCGF57.1-like, whose amino-acid sequence MDSSQKKCKHSNGVRCGTSEEDKDGSATTAKRDESLSCEQCDKTFITATKLRIHKRIHTVDKPFSCDQCGKAFTKKSQLKSHQLIHSGVKPFSCDQCGKAFTQKSILTSHQLVHSGVKLFGCDQCGKTFTHKTTLRSHQLIHSGVKPFSCAQCGKAFTHKSQLKSHQLIHSGVKPFSCAQCGKAFTQKSQLKSHQLIHSGVKPFSCDQCGKAFTHKSHLANHQLMHSGVKLFSCDQCGKAFTHKSTLRRHQLMHSGVKPFGCDQCGKAFTQKGHLKSHQLMHSGVKPFNCDQCVKTFTQHEQLLIHQCPHSGRKRYHCDSCEKTFNSQQSLKYHQRIHTGHDVYVCDHCGEPFVQYSQLKAHEVTHTGVKPYLCDQCGKRYSYIANLKVHQRVHTGERPYRCDECKKTFTSLGSLKQHQQIHTRKKAFNQCHSEQNGTDGQKSQTCQHSANGEQCCFDQSGQTSNQQGARQRHQRMHTGHRLNPCQEDFSMQGSVKVHEVLHKLKVLEIRLHRIQENNVMSAPRDPIQGAFLFQRSLEGQKTKCFVSGVPAQHAELNGRILGAPVLLSEFSN is encoded by the exons aaatgtaaacacagcaatggagtgagatgtgggacctctgaggaggataaggatggttcagcaacaacggcaaaaagagatgaatcactgagttgtgagcaatgtgacaagacttttatcacagcaacaaagctaagaattcacaaacgtattcacactgtggacaaaccattcagctgtgatcagtgtggaaaggcttttactaagaagagtcagttaaaaagccatcaactcattcacagtggagttaaaccattcagctgtgatcagtgtggaaaggcttttactcagaagagtattctaacaagtcatcaactcgttcacagtggagtgaaattgttcggctgtgatcagtgtggaaagacttttactcacaagacTACGTTaagaagtcatcaactcattcacagtggagtgaaaccattcagctgtgctcagtgtggaaaggcttttactcacaagagtcagttaaaaagccatcaactcattcacagtggagttaaaccattcagctgtgctcagtgtggaaaggcttttactcagaagagtcagttaaaaagccatcaacttattcacagtggagttaaaccattcagctgtgatcagtgtggaaaggcttttactcacaagagtcatctagcaaatcatcaactcatgcacagtggagtgaaattgttcagctgtgatcagtgtggaaaggcttttactcacaagagtacgTTAAGACgtcatcaactcatgcacagtggagttaaaccgttcggctgtgatcagtgtggaaaggcttttactcagaagggtcacttaaaaagccatcaactcatgcacagtggagttaaaccattcaactgtgatcagtgtgtgaaaacctttactcaacatgaacagttgttgatccatcaatgcccccattctggtagaaagcggtaccactgtgactcctgtgaaaaaactttcaactcccaacagagcttaaaatatcaccaacgcatccacactggacatgatgtgtacgtatgtgatcactgtggtgaACCATTTGTACagtactcacagttaaaagctcatgaagtgacccacactggggttaaaccatacctttgtgatcagtgtgggaaacgctacagctacattgcaaacctcaaagttcaccaacgtgtccacactggggagagaccatacagatgtgatgagtgtaagaagacttttacatctttgggttccctgaaacaacaccagcagatccacaccagaaagaaagcattcaatcagtgtcacagtgag cagaacggaacagatggacaaaagtctcagacttgtcagcactctgccaatggtgaacagtgctgctttgaccagtctggacaaacgtccaaccaacaaggaGCCCGacaacgacaccagcgtatgcacactggacacagactgaacccctgccaagaagatttctccatgcagggttcagtaaaagttcatgaagtcctccacaaacttaaagtccttgagatccggcttcacagaattcag GAGAACAATGTGATGAGTGCACCGAGAGATCCAATACAGGgagctttcctttttcaaagatcattagaaggacagaagacaaa GTGCTTCGTCAGTGGCGTCCCTGCACAACAtg cagaattaaATGGAAGAATTCTGGGAGCCCCTGTCTTGCTTTCAGAGTTCAGCAACTGA